Genomic DNA from Schistocerca americana isolate TAMUIC-IGC-003095 chromosome 6, iqSchAmer2.1, whole genome shotgun sequence:
AGTCCCCTGTGAGTGTGACCTTTCAAACATTGTACAGACAACATATATAGCCAACTGGTGGTGGCAGAGCAATGTATTGAAGTtgggcactctatggtgtatgaaaatgtcgaaatttttcatctttctgggacttggCACGAAATTAATTTATAGAGATAGTGGCTTCAGCTTGGATAAACCATGGAACCAGCGCTTTCTGTAATAAACTTAAAGATGTTACCAAATCACAGCCACAGATCTAATAAGGATGGAGCAAGTGCCAGTGTCACTCATTCAGGTCATTCGGAAGATGGCTGAATGATACATAGTCAAAATATCAGAACAAAAAGTGGAATTAATGTGGCTGCACGCCCAAAAGTTAATGAAGCAGTGAccactttgtttacattttaagCATATTACTGTCTTCGACTATCCCAGGCACATTTAACTGCAAGTACATCATTACTTGTAATATGCCTCTTTGCAGTTGCTATGGAAAATGATTGTATAAAGTGGGGCATCATCTGTAGCATTATTGTATTATTTGATCTATATACCCCTACTGCTAGCCCTATTTTCCTTACTTTTACTTGAGCAATGGTCTTGTGCTGCATGTCGCCCTCTTCATATCAAACATTTAATTGCTTTTTATTTTTGGGATGTTGGTTTACTTACCTCTTCCCTTGCTGGAGCTACCACACTGTATTCTGTAACTAGGGTCCCTCCCAAGTGAAAAAGTGCAAAGATAGTAATCATTAAAAATTCAAAGCATTGGTACCCAAAGACTGACAGGTTCATTTGCCTCTTGCCTCTTGAGCACTTTGGTTAAGAAACAGGAGAGGCTCTTTGGCCTTAGGCCATATCAGTACGGCTTTAGATCCAAAAGCTCAACAGGTGATGCAATTAACCGTGTGTTGCAAATAATACAGGAGACACAAGAAAAATATTCAGTAGCAGTAGCAACAGGCGTAGCCGGTGCCTTCAACAATATCTGGTGGCCTGTCTAGTTCACAAGGCTATGAGAGATGATGACACAAAAAGTCCCATACAATAGCTTACTCAACCATTGCACAGATAGGAAGGCTCAGTGGTAAGCAGGAACACAAAACCATTCCTACAGAAACAAGACAGGGGCACTGCACAGAAATTCAATCATATACTGAACGTCACCAGCATACAGAGGAAAATAATAAGATACCTAGGGGTAAACCTCGATGAACGACTGTCATTCAACGAGCAGCAAGACTTGCAACTGGAAATGCAACAAGACTAATGCACAAACTTGCCACACTAAACTCAACTCGCTACAGATTACCATTGCATGCACTATGAATGTATCATACAGCTCTCTTTGCAGCAAGTGCCTGGGCACACAAACTGTCATGGCCCACAGAAGCAATGTGAGGTGTGGACAAAGAGGTGTTTCACTCAGAATGTGAGGGATATTTGGCACCCTATTTGTGGAAGTCCAGTGCATTGTACTTGCAACATACCCCACTGACCAAACCATTATGCCAGGGCAGTGGCATACCGGCTCAAAACTGGGAGATTGGACAAGGTAGATGAGATAAAAGCTTATTACAGAAAAGTACGAATTAAATGTTTGGAAGGTTGAGACAGGTTAAAAGGAATCTAAAATATCTGACAGGAGCTGTCGGATTCTTCTCCTTCTTCCCGAACAGCAGGGAATGGCTGAGGCTCAGACTTGTTGACCTCAGTCACAGTATGGTACACTTCCTGAGAGGTCATAGCCGATACCCTACACGTCAGCACAGGTTTGGCCTTAGCCAAAGTGATGTACGTACTGGGGAACATGGGTCCCCTGAACACTCGACACCACAATGCGTCCCTCCCACCATttgctgctgcccccccccccccccacacacacacacacacacacacacacacgacagcagTCTCTGGTAGCTGAAGTCACTGAAGTGTGGCTTTAGCTGCCAGAGACTACAGTTGTGtgcccacgtgtgtgtgtgtgtgtgtgtgtgtgtgtgtgtgtgtgtgtgtgtgtgtgtgtgtgtgtgcggggggggggggggggggggggggggcacactcgCGTctgtttctgacaaaggccttattggccaCAAGCTTTTTGTGTGAttgtgcgactcagcatctccactatatgctgagtagcattTTCCTCTTCACAATATTgtgacattccatcctggattttcctttgtttgattttggaacaaaatatattactgattctgcatatcagagaTGCAACAGTTGGTGGTAGGTTTGTAGAGGtaagtggcattagatgtctatgcacacagGTCACATAATTTGCATACATAATGTGTCGCTAATTTGCATACATGGTGATCGCATTCAATAGCGACCCGATGGGTTGCattggatttacatcaggcgaatttggtcgcagagaCATCAGTTTGAGTTTACTATAAAGCTCTTCAAACTACTGTAGCCGGAACGGCTCAGAGAcacaggaagacatcaagcacgaagggatgcaggtggtttgtagctgtcagcgtgtcttcaattaccACCACAGGCCCCAAACAAGTGCATGAGAATGAGAATGTCTCCCGTAACATAATACTGCTCGCATCATCCTGCATTCATGGCGCACTGCACGTTTTGAGCCACCATTTAATTCGATGATGGTGTCTGTGATGACCATTTGTAGCGGTTCCGcctgctttatttatttcatttgttgtcctcagtgtcgacgtacttcgttgctacactggctgaaaaatggggtttgtaatttgaaCACTGACTacttactgtaaataatgtagccaacagatgcacatttgtgttttactgtcttttactttcacttttcacaaccccctcaTATACACATTTTCATGGCCCgtgctattgtttaactttcgatatgCCTCGtaaatagtttgcaggcaaacctccacatattGCTACAATAGTAAATTATTGAACATCTGTGAGCAGTAAAAATCTAacaacaaagttcacagttcttgaaggatAGCAAGGTATGTATGAAGCACACACTGTCATTGGTtttacacacagcctaattgtttaacacttattccacagtttaGTTGAAGcactgttgttgttctaaccaacacaagttTATCGTCTTTAACTcagtaaattaactgaatacataaaaaaattacgtctttttaacagtttcttctactacaatagttgggctgaattatttgtttaaattgtgaaattaatatagttatgcaaacaatacttttaattcctttggaattaattaagggctggctttgctaacgtttttgaatagagccaaataaatcctTTAAGAGTACTATTAGTTCgtgttccaaatgtttataattagtacagaatttatatttgtttatacaccaacaatagaatttaagttacgaaacaggtACTGATTTCGCCCAATAatgaaagtattaactaggaatagtttaaataaattaggaaatcaatTACATAAGTAAAACTAAGCACAAACTTAGATCTGGTGTTaccttctttaaaactgagggccaacctttctcttttatgaaaaagcAGATTATTCTCATGTATGTTATTGGTAactagttaaaaaaataaaaagaattttaaggaggcagatggcaaaacgagGAGAAGTAAAAAATATCCAAGCTTGCTTCATCACACATTGACCTTGTGTTACAAAaacatgattcatccgaagagTCTAAACTTTCATTGATCAACAGTTGAATTCCAATGGTTCTGTGCCCACTACAGTTGTAAGTGATGAAATTgttaggtcaacatgtgaacacgtaagggtgCTCTGCAACGGAACTCaaagttcaacaatgtacgatgaacgatgtgctctgaAAACACTTGTGCCCgcaccagcattatgctcttttggagatgccacagattaccatctgtcctactttacagagcagacaagcctccgaactccacgttctgtgaaaagtcatggatgtccaaccatttagcacctagtggtagtttcactgtcctcctacctctttctgtagatgcttatGACAGTAGCACATGCACtttcgaccagcttcaccattttcgagatactcattcacagactctgtgtaataataatctgcccttcatCAAAGTTgtgtatctcagtggatttcctccaTTTGCAGCCAAAATCCTCATGAGGGTGATCTCCTATTCATGTATGCCCCACTTATATTtctgttactgcgtcacgtgcccgcatttaatgtcgcgatgggcagtggtcataatcgttttggcttatcggtgtagAATTCCCACGCCCTCCAAAATTATCTTTCCATCTTCTATGTAGGAACACAGTCACTAAATCTAAAAAGAAACATGGTGTATATGTCTATTGTCATAAGATATCTGATCCGAAGCACTAAGCTGGACTAAGCTGACAATATGTTCATGAAGAATCTTGTTTAAGATGACACGgccattacttcatttcttatttcagCTATTCCTGGGAACATTCAGACCCCAAGGCGGGGTGTGACTCGAAATTCTTAGCCACAGGTTTAGTGTTGGCTATGTGCTTGTCTATCTGTCTACTGTGAATGGGTATCTCCTAACCACCAATTTAGGCAGTTACATGTAAAACCAAGTGTGTCGAGCTATTTCTTTTGGACAGAACGACCAGTTTCTATTTGTCATCACAAGTAAAAACAGGAAACTGAATGCAATCGGTGCTCAGAGCTGTTCGAAGATGGAAAAATCCTGCTGTACGCTTTGACTAGGGTTCACACACGTCTGCATTCATCAATAATTAGTGTGGAGTAGTATTCATATTgttaacacactttgaaatatagactattttaaaatttgtgatttatagagctcaataaaattaaattacaatgcTAGATTAAAAACAAAGAATTCCCAGAGATTTCACTAAATTTCAGGGAACATGTAATGCCTTGAGAATTCCAGATTTTCCAGAAAAATAGCAAACCTGTTCACTATATCCATATGACTTATCTGCACTAATACCAGTTCATAGGCATTGCAATTTAACCACccactctttttttttattatcgaAATATTGAAAGTAAAACTGACCAATTTTTAGTTTCACACATTAAACCGTGTAATACAattcaaatatttttgttgttttttttttttacctaagtCAATTTATTCTCCCAAATCCTATATTTTAAGAAGTATTAATTACATTCAATATGAATAACCTGTGTCTACACTGTGAACCACACATTTTATTTAAGGCTGGAAAAGTTTGCAAATTTGTTAAGTTTGGACACATTTGCTAACTGTAAACAAAACAGCTCAAAACAATGTAAATAGTGCCGTAATTCTTAAGGGCAGTTTTCTAGTACAAAGAGTTACCATCTAAGTTCTTCCCAGTCTGCATGAGTATCATTCACTTAACTGTgtttgttactactactactactactactactactactacagttttACAAGGCCTCCCTTCACAATGAGTTATACATATTCGCAATTTACTACCTGCGCcagtctgatgttgttgttgttgttgtggtcttcagtcctgagactggtttgatgcagctctccatgctactctatcctgtgcaagctcattcatctcccagtacctactgcaacctacatccttctgaatctgctcagtgtattcatctcttggtctccctctacgatttttaccctccacggtgccctccaatgctaaatttgtgatcccttgatgcctcaaaacatgtcctaccaaccgatgccttcttctagtcaagttgtggcacaaacttctcttctccccaattctattcaatacctcctcattagttacgtgatctacccaccttatcttcagcattcttctgtagcaccacatttcgaaagtttctattctcttcttgtccaaattagttatcgtccatgtttcacttccatacatggctacgctccatacaaatactttcagaaatgacttcctgatgcttaaatctatactcgatgttaacaaatttctcttcttcagaaacgctttccttcccattgccagtctacattttatatcctctctacttcgaccatcatcagttattttgctccccaaatagcaaaactcctttactactttaagtgtctcatttcctaatctaattccctcagcatcacctgatttagtttgactacattccattatcctcattttgcttttgttgatgttcatcttatagcctcctttcaagacactgtccattccgttcaactgctcttccaagtcctttgctgtctctgacagaattacaatgtcatcggcgaacctcaaagtttttacttctttactactttacaaagacagattgctacttactgtaaagataacgTGCTAAGTTGCACACAGGCGCAATCAAGACACTAATACATGagctttcagtcacagccttcatctgaaaaaatgaaacACACTCCATTtattcacaaaagcaagcacaccagCCCACCACCTATGGAGCTTGGGCCAGagagattggaaacttgctctaaatgttaagaaatgtaaaattctgcacttcacaaagtgaaaaaaacgTAGTATCTCATGAGTATATCATTAGTGAGTCACTGCTGGCATCAGACAACTCATCTAACTATCTGATGGTTTGTAGAGAGATGCAGTGCAATGAACAAACAGGATccgtcgtaggtaaagcagatgatagacttcggtttattggtagaatactggggaagtctgATTAATCgagaaaggagattgcttacaaatcattcgtgttactggttctagaatattgctcaagtgtgtggggcctcTACCAGACAAGGCTAACAGGGATATTGAAGTAAACAGAAAagggcaacacaaatggtcacgggtttgtttaatccatggaagagtgtcgcacagataatgaaggaactgaactggatactcctgaagatagatgtaaaccatTCCGAGAAAGTCTGTTAGCAAAGTcccaagaaatggctttaaatgattactacaCGGATATACTACAACCTCCCTACGTATCGCTCGCAAAGAGATTGCAAGGATAAGATTAGAagaattactgcacacacacacacacacacacacacacacacacacacacacagaggcattcaaacaatcattcttcccatgctccatatgtgaatggaacaggaagaaaccctaataattggtacaatgtgacATTCCCCCCGTCATGCACctcaaggtggtttgcagagtatagatgtaaatgcagaatGCTGGAGTTGACAGGAGTGCTTgcctgtgtgaatgaatggtgtggccAAAAGACTGTGTGCAAGTGTCTCTTAATTGTGTCTTTCTGCAGTCTAGTGTGTTACCTGTACAGTAAGTATccatctttttctacattgttgttattcctacctggagtttccaatattgcatttgaatttgataATAACTGGAGCAACCATATGATGTTGACTGTTGGGTACAAGGTGGGTTTCTTCTACTATTCAGGCTCCTGAGTTCCTGATTTTTGAGGAATTTTCCTCCTTCTGATGAATATATGAATCTGGAATTAACGAAACATTACAATTACACCATAATCAATCATTCTTAGTTTTCTTGCTCATTACTTTATTTCAAATTCTATTTGGTCATTAAAGGACTGAAAGTAATTTATAAGAATCAAAGTAAACACTCAAAATTTCATTTCTCTTAGTGTTTACATGTGCTTTTATTTATGAAAAAGTTTAAAAATGTAACATAATATTCAAGCAAAACATGACTGTTTCACTAAACACAAATATGTCAGCAAGAGGTAAACTACTGTGGGTCTCTAGGAGCAATAATCAGTTTCAGTTTATTGATATTCAACGTGGGCTTTTGACACTGTGTGGTGAGTGGATGATCTGAGCTGACATaccttataattatattttatttgcaCCTAGCCTGAAATTTTAAATTACTCAAATCATTTTGGCTGGCTACACTTATTTTTAGGTCATTACCGTTTTTGATTGGAATACCTTTTCACCATTAAGTGCCACCAAAATGAAAGTTGGAAACCTCGGTATCCATTTCACACAAAGTAATGAAActttattttgtattactgcacATTTACTTATGAGTGAACAAGTCTAAAATGTTCTTTTTTGTGTAAGCCTAGATTCCGAGCTTTGATATCTTGTCCACAAAAATAAACCACCACTAATACGACAAACATTTAAAAGTTATTCCCATTAGTTTGCCACTTGTATCTCTATAAAGTAGTGGACCAATCTTGATGATATTACAATAATGGCAGGCAggtctttttatttcttctttgtgaAGTTGTTATGTCATACTTCAGCAATGGAAAAAGTACTATGTAGCTTAGTACATTCTCGGAGCACCTAAATGCTGCAAGCCTATGTTATGTTGTGATGTCAAAGCACATGAGCCAATTGGAGAGCTGATGCTGTAGTGGATACAAATCATTTTTCCTCCACTATCATTTGATAAACTAATTGTCACTTTCTAATAATTATACTCATTCACACTTTATAAAATTTAATTCCTTCCTTGCACAACTGTTCTGGTTTTATCTTGTTGGAACTGGAGTGTGAATCCCTGATCACTAAGTGCTCAAAATTCCACAGTTCCTTGTTCCCCAAATTCATTTCAGTAGAGCAATGTAAAAAACACAAACATCAGTTTCATTCCACACCATGGTTCTACTGGAAGAGATATTTCATTCTGTTACTTCAGTCTGAGACATATTACACCAGTCCATTTATAAGGGGATTTATaactaaatatttacatttttttcatacacCCAAATCGACTGAGGTTAATGTCATTAATTCAAAGAGGAGAAGAAAAAATTTCACCACCAGTGGGATTGAAACCACCACCTTTAGATTTATAATTTACACATCTgaacaaacaaaacagttacaagaaATGTTGCATCATCCTGTCCAATTTGTAAGTCTACTGCACATTCTATGGAGCAAGCAAGTAAACCCAACAAACTGGAATGGATGAAATTTCACAAAATCATGAACCTGTAAACCACTATACTTTTATTTTGCCTTGTTTAACAGGATTATCTGTTCATTTGTCATCCAGCAGTTCTGTATGGAAACTACAATCCAGTTTAAATGCACCCATTTGAATAACAGAAGTTATACTTACAGGTGTTCATCTACATTGAAGATTTCATTTTTCTGCGTGATATTTTAATAACTGACCTAGTTATCTTCAAGGTTTTGCAGCTGATGATATAGAAGTGCTGTTTGGACTCCTGCCAGACTAAATAATATCTATTATAACTAGCTAGCTACTCAGTTGTAAAACATCCTTCAGTTTGTGTTTTATGACAACTGGACACACACAGCTCACCATATCCTGTCGCACAATCCATTACTCTTGTGAACTTGTAACTAGCTGCATTCCCAACAACTATTTCTGCTGTTGTCTGCACCACCATACTATCAATCACATGACCTCCCACCACTGACCCATCATGTCTCCCTAAACATGTGTGTAAATGAGCACCATCCCGACTTACAGTTCCTGTCAAGCTAAGGATTTCCATTGGCTCTACCAGTCTCTCTTCTTTATGAGTCTGCAATTTAACCAAAACAAGTagcaagtaattttatttttattatgtttatttttgatgtcataaatttgtgagtttatttttttctcattataATTCAACCAAAATATTTATCATACTGTACAAAGGTGTGAACAAAACTAGACACTCTTAGAAAGATTTTATTTATGTGAAACGTACACCGCATGCTACAAGACAAGGTAAAATAGAACTCGttgcgttgagttgcagacaggcacaatgaaaagattgttaaacatttaagctttcagacaaaagtCCTCCTTCCAAAACAGCAGGTGtgcgtgcacgcacgcacgcacacacacacacacacacacacacacacacacacacacacacacacacacacacacactgcttccaGCTGGTGCAGCCCAAAAGTGGCCACACAGTTTGtggtgttttgtttttttgttttttagaaaaGATGGactttttgtctgaaagcttaaatgtttagcagtcttttcatttcaatatgcctgtctgcaactcaacacctcctctatgtgatgagtagcaatatattctttccatcctgagctttccattgtttaattttgttATACTCCAGTTACTTAATTATATATTTTTGGAAACAGCTTACATTGCACTTACAGCCCATCAATATCTGTTCTATGCTGTCACAATTTGTTGCTCAAAGAATGAGTCGTGGAGCATAAATATGCCCCATTAAACTTTTAGCTTTTTTTTCTAACTTTTATTGATTAATGTTTGCCAAAAAATAGGTGAGAACATATTAACAACATGCCCATCAACCTAAACTCTTCTAACTTGGTTAGTTGAAGGCTCACTGCATCCCAGTACATCAAAGATAAAGTGTTTCAATTCCTATTTGGATAATCATTCATTAAATTTGGAGGGTTTCCTGGTGTACATCAACGTGTCTTATGAAGAACATCACATTCGTTCTTATTCCAGAAGAGGACCACCAATTTACAAAGCCTGAATATGAACACACGTATCAGTTTACGCCATCTCTGAATAGGACTTACTACTAAGACAATCCTTTTGAATTCTACAAGTCCGTCATCTCAGCAAAACTGTCCTACATCACTGTCTTTCCTGTAAATTAAACACAGATTTTCTGGCCAACAGATAGCAACACCACTGCCAGTCAATAAAGTGCAGTCTCGCAATCTGTTTGAAGGTTCTGCAATAGTGTTACAAGTGGTCAAGAAAGCTAGCCTCACTCACAATGTCTGTGTATAACTGTCGATTTGCAGTATCGTTCTGAAGACTGATCGGGATCTTTGGTATGGAGCTGAACGGAAGGTCTAAACAAGAAACTTCACCAGTTCTGTGctgtgatgacacacacacacacacacacacacacacacacacacacacacacacggccaatgCTGCCTCTGATTGCTAACACCAGACCTCATCACCCAAGGGTGACATTGGCTATGTGGGTGTGAGTTGTGCCTGTGTGAATGTGATTTTTCTGTGTCTGATGAAGGACTTACTCCATTAGCTGAGTATTTCTAACATTCTTTTCCCctctgtggtgagtagcaatttattcaACTTGAAacagcccccccccaccccccaccccaataCAAAAGACAGCATCAGCTATCAGATAAACCAACAGTTTCAATAATTATACAACATATGCAGGGAGCAAGAATCTCAACTTATTAATTGTTATCTGACGGAGCTTTTGTGGAAAAGTCCCAAGAGGTCACATCTCTTGTAGAAATCAGTCACCCCCACAACATACTTGGAATTGAGAATCAGTTGAAACATTAAGTAGACAGTACAGAAATTTTTGAGAACACATATCAATATGAAAATGATATGTTCCAGGAGGAGGAGCAGTGTTTATAGCAAC
This window encodes:
- the LOC124620386 gene encoding bifunctional protein GlmU-like, whose protein sequence is MEVYPIRLQPGAEIKSSLLQFVKDRDLNAAFVITCCGSITQVILRYATSVENGIVTHKEERLVEPMEILSLTGTVSRDGAHLHTCLGRHDGSVVGGHVIDSMVVQTTAEIVVGNAASYKFTRVMDCATGYGELCVSSCHKTQTEGCFTTE